ACATTCATGTAAATATATGCTTTGGCATAACAAGGGAGTTcttgtataaaaaataaatttaaaaagcTTTATAGCTATGAGACAGAGGAGTCACCAGAAATGGCCAAAAAGGTAGATTATCTCAGGGGGGGAATTAAACAAACTAATAAAACAAAATATGCGTTCCCTTATTTTTACTCTGGTAAGGGCAGGAACATTCTCTAGTAGTCTCTTCATTCTGACATGAGATGGACAAATTCTGTCTTTATCCCGTTATTGGCCAAAGTGGTGCAACAACAATGCTACCACTAAATGCAGTACTCAGTAAAGACATCAAATGGATGTCTaactcagtggttcccaaccgaTGTTTAACACTCACTTATAAACGTGACCTGTAGAATGCACATGGAATTTTGACTCGGGCGCACTAGACAGTGTCGGTCAGATAATTTGTATCATTTTACTTAGTCTGTGAAAACCATTAAAACAGGAAAGTCTGATTAAGCTTAGCCGGAGTAATTTAATTCTTAATATATGGCTCTGAGTTTAGCTATACCACAGCTTGTGCCATAGAAACAAACAGATCATGACTTTGTGTATGTGGTTGCACCTTTACGATGCAGAAAACCGCTtgtttgtagcccaaactgttaAAACGAATGACCTATTTTACGAGAGCtgtattttttttctttctgGTGCAGATTCGGGGACGCTCTTAAAGGGCTAGAGACCTTCAAAAATGGTTGGACCCGTTCTGAAATGGACCTGGGGTTTCCCATCCggacccgatatgcataaataaaatacaaatatatagagacccgttccgaacagacccgaggacaactagacctGTTCCGTCTAGACCTGATCGGATCCAGACCCGGTCCGAGTGAAGCAGCAGAAAAGTACatttttaagctactttattaaccggagCTGATAAAGCGCGAGGAGGTAGAGAGGTGACGCTCTATGAATGTAGCCTATTTCCGCTTTTATGACTGAAAGGCGCTTCATGGTCATtccgacgtctgcattggccatgcagcatttaccgtgaatatagcctctgcagaagtcagggcattcatacttcttgcactTCACCGAGCAGTTGTGGAGGAAGTTGACAAGGAAGTcggtttgtgtttatacaggatctCCCGCCCTCACCTACAGTCAACCAATCAAGTCAATGCGGAGCTTATACGGAACCCTCCACATTTGAGAGGCATAAGGCGATGCGGTTCAAGGCTCAATTTGGCCTTTGCGtgcctctggaggctccgcaattgcgtcacaccatccatacgCTGCCTCGActacattttcggatcaagcataaattggctcttaTGTTTGACCAACAAGCTAAATGCGCCACTCTcgtgaaaaacaaagagcagcagcataaattatacaatttctctctctctctcgctctctactgcAGCAGTGGTGTTCGGTTCTATGTGGGTCCTAgcagacaagtcagttaaaattacacatacccaaGGCCagtgacaatcatatcagatctgACCCAAACCCTTGACATTATTTAGAATTGTGGATCCGGACCAGATTGGGTCCCGGATCTGGTCTTGTGTATTCGCAtacaggtggatccgtgaagaaCTTTAGTACACACTAATTAACCATCATGAGAGTAAGGAATTATTAAAACTATGAAAATATTTCAAATAAACCCTATTTAAATCTATAAAAAACACTTGATTTGCTGTATGGATCAGATAAGAGAAGAGGTCATTACCACTAAATCAATTAATAGGGAAATGTTAGGTGTGCCGCAGAATTTTATATCCCATCAAGGTGTGTCACGGTTAAAAAacggttgggaaccactggtctaactTCATAAAGGTCAGAATTCTGTCATTGCATATTCATGATGCAGAGGGAAACTTCAGTGCAGCCTCTAGGATTTGAACTAACCTAAGTTTAACCTCCCTAATCTTCTCCGTCTTCTCCCTAATCTTCTCCTTAAACCAAGTGAGGCTGGTTTTAGTACGTTGTTCTCAAGGTGTGGGCGTTTCTACATCAAAGGAATGTAGATTATAATTTTACAACGTTATTACAGTTACAATTGGGCAATGTAGGGCGGTGGAGGGATAATTGTGCAAAACAGAATTCACTCATCCTAAGGGGCTTTGCCAAAAAGACAAGATTATTTAACAAGATTTTTGTGGATCATTCAAAGATACTGGTATAACAACAAAACATAAAACGAATGTTTCTCTATCAATTAAGTATGGTAGAAAGGCAATGTATTTCATAACATGTATGTAGAATACAATAAATTAACTATTTACGCCCTTATTTCTAGAACCGGAAATACATAATTATCATGCCAAAAACCCAACAATTGCACTAAAAATAATGCCATCAGTGAGAGAACATGGCCAGAGGGGGCCTGATGGACATTCTACCAAGATACAACCACTAGGAGGGTCAACACTCAACACACGCACTCTAAAGGCCTCTACAGGTAGGCATAGGAGTTAGTGCAGCGACAGGGGATCTGCATGGAGGCCACAGTGAAGATCTCCAGTTCCTTAGGGGCCGGGGTGGACACCTCCACTCCTCCCTGGTCCTGCTCCTGGTCCAGCAGGCCTGGAACTGGCGCAGACCCATTCATCTCAAACGCCAAGGGTCCTGGCCCACCTGAGCTCACTGCCGGCGGCGCTGACTCCATGCTCTCCTGGTGTATGCTCTCCATCAGGAACTCTCCGACGCCGCAGACCGACCCATTCACATTCAGCATCCCCAGCGGCAGGCCCATACCTAGTTAGAGCAGTGGAGAGAGTAGTGGATGAGCGTGTTGGGCTACCATCTAGAATACGACTAAATAAGAATACAATGACATACTGGTCAGAATACTCTACAGTCCCAAAGAGGCCATTCCAGCATGCACAGGCTGTCTGGGCATAAGGGGAGACACTGGTATTTAGCATGCTAGAATAAAATCAACCTTACTCAGCGAGTACAAAGTCCAATTTTAGGCTTTATCATTCAGCAATAAATCGGCCACTGCCCCATTTCCTGATTCCCTACAGCCTGTATCAACTTCCTGGCAACCGCTCAAAACTCTGCTCCACAGTTTGCAGAAGTCCAATAAAACAAGCAGATGCTTTTAAATGTCAACATCAGAGGCCTGGCAAACAGCAAAGGTAAGTCCCCCTCCCACCCCCTTCTTCCTCATACTGCTTGTTCTAATGCTGCACAATTCAGCGAACAACAATGTATTCTACCAGTTTCTCAATAGGCCAGGCCAGGTTAATCATGGTTTTACAACAGGATTTTAGAATCTTAAAAAGGTTTTATGACACTTGATGCTTTATCACACATTATTAGGTAAGGTGAAAATTCAGTCAGGAATAGGGCTGCAAATGGAGGCAATACTACTGGAAACTTttgaagtttaccagtaaactagcAACATTTTGGTAACTTaaggtgttttttttttatttgatcaGATGACATCTAGTGCCCTtttttttgggtacttcagattatcacaggtgtctgtaattatctctggccctcgaaaatatacaaaataataaaacaagATGATTTTCAAATAAAAAGTGAATGATAAAGCTgtaaacattatcctaaatataaaccatcaacttagtgaataccattggtgttaaATATGAGGgcttcagcatgaaatatccttaaTATATATTTTACACACTTATCTTACTATGTCAATACGTCTTTGTTGTAAACGTTTTGGCACCAAACtggttgtgaaaaaagtcaagagttgcagagttaattgaaaataatgccattgttgattaaaTGCTTTCTTCATTAATTAGCCTAAACTATTTTCTCTGGAACCATaatggtctatccactagaaactcatggacaatatggacacatatacactgctcaaaaaataaagggaacactaaaataacacatcctagatctgaatgaatgaaataatcttatgaaatacttttttctttacatagttgaatgtgctgacaacaaaatcacacaaaaattatcaatggaaatcaaatttatcaacccatggaggtctggatttggagtcacactcaaaattaaagtggaaaaccacactacaggctgatccaactttgatgtaatgtccttaaaacaagtcaaaatgaggctcagtagtgtgtgtggcctccacgtgcctgtatgacctccctacaacgcctgggcatgcttttgatgaggtggcggatggtctcctgagggatctcctcccagacctggactaaagcatccgccaactcctggacagtctgtggtgcaacgtggcgttggtggatggagcgagacatgtcccagatgtgctcaattggattcaggtctggggaatgggcgggccagtccatagcatcaatgccttcctcttgcaggaactgctgacacactccagccacatgaggtctagcattgtcttgcattaggaggaacccagggccaaccgcaccagcatatggtctcacaaggggtctgaggatctcatctcggtacctaatgtcAGTCAGGGCACCTctagcgagcacatggagggctgtgcggcccccccaaagaaatgccaccccacaccatgactgacccaccgccaaaccggtcatgctggaggatgttgcaggcagcagaacgttctccatggcgtctccagactctgtcacgtctgtcacatgtgctcagtgtgaacctgctttcatctgtgaagagcacagggcgccagtggcgaatttgccagtcttggtgttctctggcaaatgccaaacgtcctgcacggtgttgggctgtaagcacaaccccccacctgtggcgtcgggccctcataccaccctcatggagtctgtttctgaccgtttgagcagacacatgcacatttgtggcctgctggaggtcattttgcagggctctggcagtgctcctcctgctcctccttgcacaaaggcggaggtagcggtcctgctgctgggttgttgccctcctacggcctcctccacgtctccagatgtactggcctgtctcctggtagcgcctccatgctctggacaccacgctgacagacacagcaaaccttcttgccacagctcgcattgatgtgccatcctggatgagctgcactacctgagccacttgtgtgggttgtagactctgtctcatgctaccactagagtgaaagcaccgccagcattcaaaagtgaccaaaacatcagccaggaagcataggaactgagaagtggtctgtggtcaccacctgcagaaccactcctttattgggggtgtcttgccaattgcctataatttccacctgttgtctattccatttgcacaacagcatgtgaaatgtattgtcaaatcagtgttgcttcctaagtggacagtttgatttcacagaagtgtgattgacttggagttacattgtgttgttttgtcattgtgtttatttttttgagcagtgtataaaaaaAGGAATACTATAtattaatacatttttaaaaattataaattaccaaagtAATCATAGATTACAGAAGATgccggtaactttggtaaattaccagttttctttgcaaccctagtcaggAAAGATTAGTCACCCTAAAACTCTTGCTCATAAAAAAGTAACTGGAAAACGTTAATAATCCCTCGCAAGTTGAAGTTATTTTTATAGAGTTTTAAAAATGCAAAAATCTACCGTCAGTTCTGGCCTTCTTGATTTGATTGGTTTCCATGTTATCAAACGATCTCTTTCTATTGGGTGCCCCGTTAAGGAGGCTCCGCCCTTGGATGAGAGGGTGGGAGTGGCCTCCATTCTGGGTGGTACCGTTCAGACAGAAGCCGTTAAGATGGGTCTGGGTCAGGttctggttccactgcaggttcTGCGCATTGGAGAGCATCTCGGCACACTCGCGGAACCCCTGGGCATGGGCCAGGTCAGCGGCGGACAGCCCACTAGCGTTCCTCATACTGCGCAATAAGAGAAGAGAGCGTTAGAGAAACCTACGCCCTGCCATAGCCAGGgataacacacccacacacacacgtaatctcacatacatactgtacaaacacacacacaggcactcaaatgcacacagtcacaaacaaacacacaaaaatcCCTGACTGCCTCTATTACCCTAACCTCGCACATCTTCACTACCATCATCTCTTTGAGAGAGAGATGACGACTGATCCTTTTAGATATTCTTTCCCTGAAATTAAATACATCTtgaaatacaaataaatgttacatctctttttttaaatgaaatgtAGAGATGTCCACTGCAAGAGAACATGATAAATAACTATCAATATGCACACATTTGAAAAATGCCTGAATCTGGAGACCAAAGTCATTCCCACATCCCAGAAATGTTGTTACATTTCAAAGATTCAAAACATTGAGCAGAAGAAATACACGTCCTTGGAGATAATGGACAAGTTCATTCTGATTGACGGTGACCTCAAAAACAATAATATATAATAGTCAAAAAGAGGAAAAGTTATACAAGGTGGTGTTCTGAAAACTTGCAGGTAGAGAACAGTATCAAAATCATGGTAAACGTCTACCTTGCAGAAAATGTATGTGCATGTATGTGAGAGAATAAATATGAGTGTATGAAGTGAACAAAGTGTCTAAAAAAGCTGAATAATAGTAAAATGTCTTGCTAATGTGAGTAGAAGAGACTGGCAACACAGGATCGATGTTCTGCTTATATGGTCCAAAGGCAGTCCACAAGACAGGCTTCAGGGTCCTCCAACTCTTCATCGGTCACAGAGGAAGCTAGGTCTTTTTTTCAGTACACCAATGATGTCCATGATTTGATGCAGACGGAACAAGAGACCGAAAGAAGAGGACAAGGATTGGAAATGGAAAAGCATAAGAGATGAACAGACTGGAAAAGAGAGATCCAGCAGAGTAATCTTCAAGGAACAGGGATGACAAAATATGTTCTTTCTTCCAGGATAGAAAAGCAAAAATGAGACTCAATATGTTGGAGCAGTACAGTACCACTCACTATTTAAGAGGGAGAAAAAGATTGAAAACAGACATATCATAATGTGAAAGCAGCCGGCATCCAATCAGAAGGACCCAATAAGGTTAAGAAACAACACAACCAATCATGTTGGTATCACAACAGACACCAAAAAGACCTATGGTTGATTTGGTCTCAGATTCAGGCGTGTGCATAACAGACAGTCTGTTTAGTCATTTCCTGTTGCAACTATAAACCTGTAATAAACCTACAGTAGGACTTTATGAATGAGCAAACAGCAATGCAGTGAGCATAGTTACCATTCCAATATTTCTGATCATGATTTCCATAATAGCTTATAGATATGCTAGCCATAAGGCAAGGATGTCACTGGGTGGGTAACAATTCAGAGCGTCAGTGTTTGAGCATCAGTGTTTGAGCTGTTTTCTGTGTCTGGACTTCTAAAATCAGTTGGGCAAAAAAGTAAAAGGGATAAGTGAGCATCAAAGCAAATGGGTCTAAAAAGATAGGAGTACTCTAACCTGGGTACTAAGACAAATTGACCATCTAAAGCTATAAGACAAGGCCAAACCAAAGAGACCTGCTTCTAAGTAGGtcataaacaaacaaaaacagacaCCAGGTAGAGAATTGCCTGGTCACTGTTCCTGTCCTGGCATGTGCTGTAGCAGACCAAAAAGATTCCCTTGTGAGGATGGAGGTCTGCACTGCCATGGAAATGGTTAAATTAATTTCCAGGAAGTGTCTCGAAAAATATTCTAAGCAAACAGAGGCCCGAAAGCTTGATTGTTTGGATGCCAATTGCCAAACATTTCCGCTGGTTAACGGCAGAACAATTCTGCACTTGTTGTTCCGAGGCTAAACACCATTGGATTCCGTGTCAAAATAATTTTCCAAGGCGAACAACCAGGTCTTTGTAAGGGGAAGAGGGCATTCGAGGCAGGTCCCCCATGTCGATTGAACTTTTATTTGGACATGAGAAAAGGCGAACACTTGACCTTCTGTGGGCAGTCTCTGCCTCTTATAGATTGCAATGATGCACTAGGCAAAAATAATCTGCTACTGCAGTGTTGCTGTAAGGGGTTGTAGGATTGAAAAGACGTGTAAAATCCATACTTTGCAGACGTTGATGTTGggttcaatttaggttctgaatgaaaggtgaaaatacgtattttccatatgtttaaaatacatattttctagGACGTTGAAAAGGTGTATTTTCCCAATGTTGAAATCAGGTTaattttcggttctgaatgaaagttgaaaatatgtaatttatagacgtctatgtttgggccaaatcaaggctggtccagaccggacgaaatctgaaccaaacatagacgtctatgataagttcagatttggtccggaccaaaaaccaatgtccgtggatgtggaaatcaaggccggtccatATAGCACCAAAAAAAGGCATCAGTGTCGGTCCGTGCTTActgaggtgtagcctacagtTTTGCCTGAAATTGAAGTTTATGAACGGCCATCTATGTGGTAAGCGTACCACTTGTAAAACACCAAAAAAAGACGGATCGGACAGGACCCAAAAAAAAGACGTTGGCTCATGCTTATTGGGGAGTAGCCTACCATGTCAGCCACAATGgcattttatgaatgcccatccatgtggaaGGCCCACCACTTGTAAAACAGGCCATTGCATAGGCTTTATTAGTCATAATTGCTGTGACTAATCAATTGGGcaatttaagctctgaatatcagctatcCAACTTCATCAGGAGTTAtcgtgagcctatttgcaatgtgtttacacagcgggaAATACAGAAGTATTTTCTTTTTCGCTATAACCAGCTTGTCAAACATTGAcagatacaaacttgaaaccactgatcatgacaacggggtgaaactcctggacaacagttgtgattgtccattaaatattgtccattttactttgacccgTCCTGTTTTTAGGATTTTTTGTTAACATGACAGCGCGTTTTTTATTTGATcagagaaacctgcatgatgtaaaaagtgtccgtctcattacattgtcatacattttatctacagaaaaggccacatactctttctaacatgtcctatatctgctacatgatttatgttagattATTTTTTTGACGGAACGTTGATGGAGTGCCGCAGCGATGAGTCTCTCCAAGAGCACCCTGGAGAGGCGagctgggaatggacaagcaaaatatcttgcgcccctgcctttgacaaagtgggcactgcttatcacaggGCGGCATCTGCACTCACCTAAAAAGCctatatgccactggttgagagaaattgtcattgtttttgggcagaattatgtgaggttttatgtgttgttgttggagttgcgtcttggtcagtttagctcagaaaatgcctcCCTCGTCAATCTGCCGCAATTGCCAgccgcctaatcctgcctaatgagcgggccgGACGAGCGTAGGATCATTCTCAGTGCTTAAAAACTATTGTGAGCCATAATATGGATATACAAATATGAGTTATAAATGTGCATAAAGTGAAAGGTGTAGCAACCCAGTGACATCCATGAAGCAATATATACTCTTCAGTTTAGATACTGTTGTTCACTCATTCATAAACTCAGTGCTTGGTCTTTCTTACAATCCCTAGAACTATCTTAACATATACAAAGTCAaacaataaatcaaatcaaaatgcacTGTAAATAACGTGCTTGAGATCACGTTCTTCTGTTGAATTAAAATAAAAATCACACATGATTAACTTGCATACATATCCCATTCCCCCCATTCTGACAATTTGAAAAAACAAAAATTAACGCTTCCAAGAGATCCCACCTTCAAGCAACAGCTTTGTTTATATAAAATGTTGGTTGTGAGCATGTAGACTGACGGGTCTCACTAAGAGGAGTAACAATCATTCATGGTGCCAGAGAATCTGATACAACCAGTGTGGGGAACATGATATGCACAAAGAACATGACACCAAAGTATTCTGTTCTGGCTTCTGAGAAATAGCCTATTATTGTATTGGTAATCAGGTAACACTTCAACCCAACACTAAGTGAATTTGTTGAAGGGAGAAACAGGATATACTGTAGTTTATGATCAACCAAACAATGTAATAATACTATGCATATGTAATGTGTATTATAAACATATACAGTTAGAAATCCATCTTCCGGTCTAGTTATATCTGAACTATGACCCAAATAAATGAGCTACTGATGAAAGGATTGGCTCTTAGGAAATAAATAAATCAGGCACTAAAAAGGTCTGAGTTGAGAAATAATCCCAACAATAATCCCCAATCCTGTCCCACTTTGTTAAGAAAG
The Coregonus clupeaformis isolate EN_2021a chromosome 40, ASM2061545v1, whole genome shotgun sequence genome window above contains:
- the LOC121571622 gene encoding ankyrin repeat domain-containing protein 10; translation: MSVGIDTGFSSEEILNVRFPLHRACRDGDIGALCSLLQCTSNPADLAVEDSFYGWTPIHWAAHFGKLECVMGLVQVGCGVNAVTTRFAQTPTHIAAFGGHPECLLWLLQAGADINRQDYVGETPIHKAARAGSLDCVNALLIQGAKADMRNASGLSAADLAHAQGFRECAEMLSNAQNLQWNQNLTQTHLNGFCLNGTTQNGGHSHPLIQGRSLLNGAPNRKRSFDNMETNQIKKARTDGMGLPLGMLNVNGSVCGVGEFLMESIHQESMESAPPAVSSGGPGPLAFEMNGSAPVPGLLDQEQDQGGVEVSTPAPKELEIFTVASMQIPCRCTNSYAYL